Proteins from a single region of Undibacterium sp. KW1:
- a CDS encoding DUF2804 domain-containing protein — translation MPANFLPPAPAQVLHPDGQVRFGKYAGAPTIIDWTSLAAPHRRGKLWETLHHKHWHYVALATEEIFCGIAIVDVGWTNTAFAYVFDRLAGKLIASYSQDGLPGLTATLNAHPAECASSVFRLLGKRIRFQHLPASGGYELQLQCGSFSINAMLDAKPAAPSLLAVGEVLGGTVHATVKSAGMPLSGEVRVGSRSFNLQKGVGSYDHSNGFLARETGWRWASAHALDIGFNLQAGYFSSHENALWLDGQLISLGAAQFDFDPGQAMADWHIYTDDGLLDLHFHPEGFRAENKNLIIASSRYLQPIGVFSGWVRASLNAPKRQIEKLVGVTEDHFSKW, via the coding sequence ATGCCAGCGAATTTCCTGCCGCCTGCACCTGCACAAGTCCTGCATCCTGATGGTCAGGTGCGATTTGGCAAATATGCTGGTGCACCAACAATCATAGACTGGACCAGTCTGGCCGCACCACACAGGCGCGGCAAGCTGTGGGAAACCTTGCACCACAAGCATTGGCATTATGTGGCGCTGGCAACAGAAGAAATATTCTGTGGCATCGCGATTGTTGATGTGGGCTGGACCAACACGGCCTTTGCCTATGTGTTCGACAGGCTGGCAGGCAAGCTTATTGCCAGTTATTCCCAGGATGGTCTGCCAGGTCTGACAGCAACACTGAATGCGCACCCAGCAGAATGTGCCAGTTCCGTCTTCCGGCTTCTAGGTAAGCGCATACGCTTTCAGCATCTGCCGGCCAGCGGGGGCTATGAACTGCAATTGCAATGCGGTTCATTCAGTATCAATGCCATGCTGGATGCCAAACCGGCTGCGCCGTCCTTGCTGGCAGTGGGTGAAGTGCTGGGCGGCACTGTACATGCAACCGTCAAATCTGCGGGCATGCCATTGAGTGGCGAAGTACGTGTGGGCAGCCGCAGTTTCAATTTGCAGAAAGGTGTAGGCAGCTATGATCACAGCAATGGGTTCCTGGCGCGTGAAACTGGCTGGCGCTGGGCCTCAGCACATGCGCTGGACATAGGTTTCAATTTGCAGGCCGGGTATTTTTCCAGTCACGAAAATGCGCTATGGCTGGATGGACAACTCATTTCTCTGGGTGCTGCGCAGTTCGACTTTGATCCCGGCCAGGCTATGGCTGACTGGCATATTTATACCGATGATGGTTTGCTTGACCTGCATTTTCATCCCGAAGGTTTTCGCGCAGAAAATAAAAACCTTATCATCGCCAGCAGCCGTTATCTGCAACCGATAGGTGTTTTCAGCGGCTGGGTAAGGGCAAGTCTGAATGCACCCAAGCGGCAGATAGAAAAACTGGTGGGTGTGACTGAAGACCACTTCTCCAAATGGTAA
- a CDS encoding trypsin-like peptidase domain-containing protein, whose amino-acid sequence MKKTLYDILAVEADATPEQIRAAYQRATAELDHEGQHDPNKKVILREAFELLLHPQKRASYDARLARQTNLQAQAAANQGKPEVTMTPGQKPKNWLAPAILIALLLATVAVWWSVKQKEARNKLKEISATSEISPTVAASRLPAQQLVSVPGNSDSGKSAEEIYALRSPSIALISVFSPSGVQVAIGSGVMIEPQVLITNCHVVRSGVQYRAKIGKEVLPATVIMADEEFDLCRLGVPGSSAPPVVLGSTDSLRTGQKVFAIGAPQGLDLTISDGIISSLRTLASGRVIQTTAPISPGSSGGGLFDDAGKLVGIMTFQHKLGQNLNFAVPADWINTMSSRRASNQGVGALTMSSIESQSQPSPASASLWGSWACMNVQTGFSMEVSFSRNTQVSGNMNGKRFYGNYALNERSLTFVGDISLSAQVEQLGEAKMLINTDRGGRLACARTGT is encoded by the coding sequence ATGAAAAAAACTCTCTACGACATTCTCGCTGTTGAAGCGGACGCCACGCCAGAACAGATACGTGCGGCCTACCAGCGTGCCACGGCTGAACTCGATCATGAAGGGCAGCATGACCCGAATAAAAAAGTCATCCTGCGTGAAGCCTTTGAACTGCTGCTACACCCACAAAAAAGAGCCAGTTACGATGCCAGGCTGGCCAGGCAGACAAACCTGCAGGCTCAAGCCGCAGCAAACCAGGGCAAGCCAGAAGTAACAATGACGCCTGGGCAAAAGCCTAAAAACTGGCTTGCGCCTGCAATATTGATTGCCTTGCTATTGGCCACAGTCGCGGTATGGTGGTCGGTCAAACAAAAAGAAGCACGTAATAAACTCAAAGAAATTTCTGCCACTAGCGAAATCAGCCCAACAGTCGCGGCAAGCAGGCTACCGGCACAACAGCTCGTGTCTGTGCCTGGCAATTCCGATAGCGGCAAGAGCGCAGAAGAAATTTATGCCCTGCGTTCACCCAGCATTGCCCTGATCTCGGTGTTTTCTCCATCTGGCGTGCAGGTGGCGATAGGCAGCGGCGTCATGATAGAACCGCAAGTGCTGATCACGAATTGCCATGTGGTGCGCAGCGGCGTGCAATACCGTGCCAAGATAGGTAAGGAAGTATTGCCCGCCACAGTCATCATGGCAGATGAGGAATTTGATTTGTGTCGCCTTGGTGTACCTGGATCAAGCGCACCACCAGTCGTACTGGGCAGTACAGACAGTTTGCGCACAGGACAAAAAGTATTTGCCATAGGTGCGCCACAAGGGCTGGATCTGACCATCAGCGACGGCATTATTTCTTCCTTGCGTACTCTGGCCAGTGGCAGGGTGATTCAGACTACCGCCCCTATTTCCCCAGGGTCAAGCGGTGGCGGCTTGTTTGATGATGCAGGCAAACTGGTAGGCATCATGACCTTTCAGCACAAACTGGGGCAAAACCTGAATTTTGCAGTTCCCGCTGACTGGATCAATACCATGTCTTCACGCCGCGCCAGCAACCAGGGAGTGGGCGCGCTGACCATGAGCAGCATAGAGAGTCAGTCTCAGCCCTCTCCTGCATCAGCCAGCCTGTGGGGTAGCTGGGCCTGCATGAATGTGCAGACCGGCTTTAGCATGGAAGTCTCTTTTAGCAGGAATACGCAAGTCAGTGGCAACATGAATGGCAAACGGTTTTACGGCAATTACGCATTGAATGAAAGATCGCTGACTTTTGTTGGCGATATCAGTTTATCTGCCCAGGTAGAACAACTGGGAGAAGCGAAGATGCTCATCAATACAGACCGTGGCGGGCGGCTGGCCTGTGCGCGTACCGGTACTTAG
- a CDS encoding ammonium transporter, with translation MKIRVLSSFLLPVSLFLSFFFSFFFSISLFLYGGTCYAQETAPASSAASAAIAPVVTAATPPAMTKPGMIAADKISAGDTAWMLTSTALVLLMTIPGLALFYTGMVRKKNALGTMAHSLATTCIVTVLWVVLGYSLVFTAGSPYLGSIDRFMLHGVSFLKEAGQLSVHQLAPTIPESVFLMFQMTFAIITPALITGAFAERMKFSALLLFITLWSLLVYVPVAHWVWEPAGWLAARGVLDFAGGTVVHINAGVSGLVAALIVGPRLGFGKEPMPPHNLLLTAIGASLLWVGWFGFNAGSAGAADGRAGLAMLVTQVATAMSALAWMLVEWLRRGKPSVLGIVSGAVAGLVAITPASGFVDLTGALVIGAVAGVACYWGATSLKSMGGYDDSLDVFGVHAIGGIVGALLTGVFAMKSIGGADGSLATQAFGVIVTVIYSGAVTAVILWLVKVTIGLRVSNEQEREGLDLELHGEHIL, from the coding sequence ATGAAAATACGCGTGCTCTCCAGCTTCTTGCTTCCTGTCTCACTTTTTCTCTCATTTTTCTTCTCATTTTTCTTCTCCATCAGCCTTTTCCTGTATGGCGGCACCTGCTACGCACAAGAAACTGCGCCAGCCAGTTCTGCAGCAAGTGCCGCAATAGCACCTGTAGTGACTGCAGCCACCCCACCAGCCATGACCAAGCCGGGCATGATAGCCGCCGACAAGATCAGCGCTGGCGACACCGCCTGGATGCTGACCTCGACCGCACTGGTATTGCTGATGACCATACCCGGCCTGGCCCTGTTCTATACCGGCATGGTGCGCAAGAAAAATGCCCTGGGTACGATGGCGCATAGTCTGGCGACTACCTGCATCGTCACAGTCTTGTGGGTGGTGCTGGGTTACAGCCTGGTATTCACGGCAGGTTCGCCTTATCTGGGCAGCATTGACAGGTTCATGCTGCACGGCGTGAGCTTCTTGAAAGAAGCCGGGCAGCTCAGTGTGCATCAACTGGCACCGACGATACCGGAAAGCGTATTCCTGATGTTCCAGATGACGTTCGCGATTATCACCCCCGCCCTGATCACCGGAGCCTTTGCCGAGCGCATGAAGTTCTCTGCATTGCTGCTGTTCATCACCTTGTGGTCCTTGCTGGTGTATGTGCCAGTCGCGCACTGGGTGTGGGAACCGGCAGGCTGGCTGGCGGCGCGTGGCGTGCTGGATTTTGCCGGTGGCACTGTCGTGCATATCAATGCCGGTGTATCTGGCCTGGTGGCTGCTTTGATCGTCGGGCCACGCCTGGGTTTTGGCAAGGAACCCATGCCACCACATAATTTATTGCTGACTGCGATAGGTGCATCGCTGTTGTGGGTGGGCTGGTTTGGTTTCAATGCCGGTTCTGCCGGTGCAGCAGATGGCCGCGCCGGGTTGGCGATGCTGGTGACTCAGGTGGCGACTGCGATGTCGGCACTGGCCTGGATGCTGGTGGAATGGCTGCGCCGTGGCAAACCATCGGTGCTGGGCATAGTCTCTGGCGCTGTCGCTGGTTTGGTGGCGATCACGCCTGCCTCCGGCTTTGTTGATCTGACAGGTGCACTGGTCATAGGTGCAGTGGCTGGAGTGGCATGTTACTGGGGTGCGACTTCACTCAAATCCATGGGTGGCTATGATGATTCACTGGATGTATTTGGCGTGCATGCCATAGGCGGCATCGTTGGTGCTCTGCTGACTGGCGTATTTGCAATGAAGAGCATAGGCGGCGCTGATGGCAGCCTTGCCACCCAGGCCTTTGGTGTCATCGTCACTGTGATTTATTCGGGCGCTGTGACTGCCGTAATTCTATGGTTAGTCAAAGTTACCATCGGTTTGCGTGTCAGCAATGAGCAGGAAAGAGAAGGACTTGATCTTGAACTTCACGGGGAGCATATCTTATGA
- a CDS encoding YHS domain-containing (seleno)protein, which yields MSLTSISRTSSSLVSKIKFIFLSALAALSLAAVPGISAADTVANSVIGARGYDLTTFFTSEKPAHGTGHHMATVDGVDYLFTSEENKKTFLANPEKYLPAFGGYCAYGASIGKKFVADPDVYDIVDNKLYFNLDTKIRAIWAKDIAGNIDLAKTNWKTIASKKPSEL from the coding sequence ATGTCACTCACATCCATATCACGCACTTCCAGCAGCCTGGTCAGCAAAATCAAATTCATCTTCTTGTCAGCATTAGCCGCATTATCTCTGGCAGCAGTACCTGGCATCAGCGCCGCTGATACGGTCGCCAATAGCGTCATAGGTGCACGTGGCTACGATCTCACGACTTTTTTCACCAGTGAAAAACCTGCCCATGGCACCGGTCACCATATGGCGACCGTGGATGGTGTTGATTACCTGTTCACCAGTGAAGAAAACAAAAAGACTTTCCTGGCGAATCCTGAAAAATATTTGCCAGCCTTTGGTGGCTACTGCGCATATGGCGCTTCCATAGGCAAGAAATTTGTTGCCGACCCGGATGTGTATGACATCGTCGATAACAAACTCTACTTCAATCTTGATACCAAGATCCGCGCGATCTGGGCAAAGGACATTGCAGGCAATATCGATCTTGCAAAAACCAACTGGAAAACCATCGCCAGCAAAAAACCATCTGAACTCTGA
- a CDS encoding nitronate monooxygenase, with amino-acid sequence MKRVDDFRLKLGKDELVPIMIGGMGVDISTAELALVAARLGGIGHISDAMVQDVSDRRFDTSFVKEKTKFYKYNINNSDKTDIKFNLDQLAEATRMHVGKTMEAKQGSGMIFVNCMEKLTMNGPRETLKVRLESSLDAGIDGITMSAGLHLGSFGLIADHPRFRDAKLGIIVSSVRALQLFLRKNSRLNRLPDYVIVEGPLAGGHLGFGMDWAEYDLQTIITEIVQYLKAENLDIPLIAAGGIFTGSDAVSFLENGAAGVQVATRFTVTHECGLPDNVKQEYFKASEGDIEVNNISPTGYPMRMLKNTPAIGDGIRPGCESYGYLLDGNGNCAYITSYNREVAAHPDAKKVSVMDKTCLCTHMRNFNCWTCGQMTYRLKDTTRKLPDGTYELLSAEHVFRDYQFSVDHQIALPV; translated from the coding sequence ATGAAACGTGTAGATGATTTCCGCCTGAAGCTGGGCAAAGATGAGCTGGTTCCTATCATGATCGGTGGCATGGGCGTCGATATTTCCACTGCTGAACTGGCCCTGGTTGCTGCACGTCTGGGCGGTATAGGCCATATCTCTGATGCCATGGTGCAGGATGTCTCTGACCGTCGTTTTGACACCAGCTTTGTCAAGGAAAAGACCAAATTCTACAAATACAATATCAACAATTCCGACAAGACTGACATCAAGTTCAACCTTGATCAACTGGCAGAAGCCACCCGTATGCACGTGGGCAAGACCATGGAAGCCAAGCAGGGCTCGGGCATGATCTTTGTCAATTGTATGGAAAAGCTGACCATGAACGGTCCACGCGAAACCCTGAAAGTGCGCCTGGAGTCTTCACTCGATGCCGGTATTGATGGCATTACCATGAGTGCTGGTCTGCACCTGGGCTCGTTTGGCCTGATCGCCGATCACCCGCGCTTCCGCGATGCCAAGCTGGGCATCATCGTTTCTTCGGTACGTGCGCTGCAATTATTCCTGCGCAAAAATTCCCGGCTGAACCGCCTGCCGGATTACGTCATTGTCGAAGGCCCACTGGCTGGCGGCCATCTGGGTTTTGGTATGGACTGGGCAGAATATGACCTGCAAACCATCATCACTGAGATCGTCCAGTATCTGAAGGCAGAAAACCTCGATATCCCGCTGATAGCCGCCGGTGGTATTTTCACAGGCAGCGATGCCGTATCCTTTTTGGAAAACGGCGCTGCCGGGGTGCAGGTAGCAACCCGCTTTACGGTTACTCATGAATGCGGCCTTCCAGACAACGTCAAGCAGGAATACTTCAAGGCCAGTGAAGGCGATATCGAAGTCAATAATATCTCGCCTACCGGTTACCCCATGCGCATGCTAAAGAACACGCCTGCCATAGGCGATGGCATACGCCCTGGTTGCGAATCCTATGGTTACCTGCTTGATGGCAATGGTAACTGCGCTTACATCACTTCGTATAACCGCGAAGTGGCAGCCCACCCTGATGCCAAGAAAGTCTCTGTCATGGACAAGACTTGCCTGTGCACCCATATGCGCAACTTTAATTGCTGGACTTGTGGGCAAATGACTTACCGCCTGAAAGACACGACCCGCAAGCTGCCGGATGGTACTTATGAATTGCTGAGTGCTGAACATGTGTTCCGCGATTATCAATTCAGTGTAGATCACCAGATTGCCTTGCCGGTCTGA
- the rlmF gene encoding 23S rRNA (adenine(1618)-N(6))-methyltransferase RlmF, whose product MSNKNKKDARNRAGSSLLHARNRHQGRYDFAALIKEEPALESVLLSTPTGETSINFADPLAVKLLNKALLHSSYGVRGWDIPSEYLCPPVPGRADYLHYLADLLADCNQGRVPKGKQVLALDLGTGASCIYPLLGASEYGWSFCASDISPASLANAQAILEHNPGLGQQIQLRHQANALSLFHGIVGDDEWFDVSLCNPPFHASAEEARAGSQRKWENLKQTGQAEQAVPVLNFGGQAAELWCEGGELAFIKKMIVESAAIPTKILWFSTLVSKSANLPAIHAALKQVKVLDEKTIIMSQGNKESRLVAWTFLNASQQAAWAKLRWSNSKR is encoded by the coding sequence ATGAGCAACAAGAACAAGAAGGATGCAAGAAACCGCGCTGGCAGCTCGTTACTGCATGCACGCAACCGCCATCAGGGACGCTATGATTTTGCTGCCCTGATCAAGGAAGAACCCGCGCTGGAATCTGTATTGCTCAGTACCCCAACAGGCGAAACCAGCATCAATTTTGCCGACCCGCTGGCAGTCAAACTGCTCAACAAGGCTCTTCTGCACAGCAGCTATGGCGTGCGTGGCTGGGATATCCCCTCTGAGTATCTTTGCCCTCCAGTGCCGGGCCGGGCAGACTACCTGCATTATCTGGCTGATTTACTGGCTGACTGCAATCAGGGCCGTGTGCCCAAAGGCAAACAGGTACTGGCCCTTGATCTTGGTACGGGTGCCAGTTGCATTTATCCCCTGCTTGGTGCCAGCGAATATGGCTGGTCATTCTGTGCCAGCGACATCAGTCCGGCCTCGCTGGCTAATGCCCAGGCCATACTTGAACACAATCCCGGCCTGGGCCAGCAGATACAATTACGTCATCAGGCCAATGCGCTATCCCTGTTCCATGGCATTGTTGGCGATGATGAATGGTTTGATGTGAGCCTGTGCAACCCGCCTTTTCACGCCTCTGCTGAAGAAGCAAGGGCTGGCAGCCAGCGCAAGTGGGAAAACCTGAAGCAAACTGGCCAGGCAGAGCAGGCGGTACCCGTGTTGAACTTTGGTGGCCAGGCTGCAGAACTCTGGTGCGAAGGCGGGGAACTGGCGTTTATCAAGAAAATGATAGTGGAAAGCGCGGCAATACCCACAAAAATCTTGTGGTTTTCTACCCTGGTATCAAAATCTGCCAATTTGCCTGCAATCCATGCGGCATTGAAGCAGGTCAAGGTGCTTGATGAAAAAACCATTATCATGAGCCAGGGCAATAAAGAGAGCCGTCTGGTTGCCTGGACTTTCCTGAATGCAAGTCAACAGGCTGCCTGGGCCAAATTACGTTGGTCAAATAGCAAGAGATAA
- a CDS encoding DUF3455 domain-containing protein has protein sequence MKKIAIAGSIATAAILSACSTAPVKHTADPVAPAAQVVSVPANLKAPAGEVLAFQMAATGVQIYDCRANKSGPKKFEWVFRAPEAELYASHDPSSPKLGKHYEGPTWEAADGSKVIAEVVAKSDSVDTNAIPWLLLKAKSSSANGTFSKVTSIQRVVTVGGKAPLTGCSDFQIGAEKRTPYKATYYFFKAN, from the coding sequence ATGAAGAAAATCGCTATCGCTGGCAGTATTGCTACTGCTGCCATCCTGTCAGCCTGCTCGACTGCGCCTGTTAAACACACAGCTGACCCAGTTGCACCTGCTGCCCAGGTCGTTAGCGTGCCAGCCAACCTCAAAGCACCTGCAGGTGAAGTACTGGCCTTCCAGATGGCAGCTACCGGCGTGCAGATTTATGATTGCCGCGCCAATAAATCCGGCCCTAAAAAGTTTGAATGGGTATTCCGCGCGCCAGAAGCTGAGCTATATGCCAGCCATGACCCTAGCAGCCCCAAACTGGGCAAGCATTATGAAGGCCCAACCTGGGAAGCCGCAGATGGCAGCAAAGTAATCGCTGAAGTAGTCGCCAAGAGCGACAGCGTCGATACCAATGCCATCCCATGGCTGTTGCTGAAAGCCAAGTCAAGTTCGGCGAATGGCACCTTTTCCAAAGTGACCAGCATACAGCGCGTGGTCACTGTTGGTGGCAAGGCACCTTTGACAGGTTGCTCGGATTTCCAGATAGGTGCAGAAAAACGCACACCTTATAAAGCCACCTATTATTTCTTCAAGGCAAATTAA
- a CDS encoding Lrp/AsnC family transcriptional regulator, translating into MILDGFDLAILRYLQKKSRHSAELIGADIGLSATAVQRRIRKLRDEGVIRAEVAIVSPQAVGYPLTVMVEVAFKKGLGDVIDSFKQDMQALTEVQQCFYLAGDFDFMLIVQTTDMAAYERFTRAVLFVNENVLKFRTTVIMDTVKQSYCLPI; encoded by the coding sequence ATGATACTGGACGGTTTTGATCTTGCCATTTTGCGCTATCTGCAAAAGAAAAGCCGCCATTCAGCCGAGCTGATAGGGGCAGATATAGGCCTGTCTGCCACTGCCGTGCAGCGCCGCATACGCAAGCTCAGGGATGAAGGCGTCATTCGTGCAGAGGTGGCGATAGTCAGCCCTCAGGCGGTTGGCTACCCTCTGACTGTCATGGTTGAGGTCGCTTTCAAAAAAGGCCTGGGCGATGTCATCGACAGCTTCAAGCAAGACATGCAGGCCCTGACCGAAGTACAGCAATGCTTTTACCTCGCAGGTGATTTTGACTTCATGCTCATCGTGCAAACCACGGACATGGCCGCCTATGAACGTTTCACCCGTGCCGTGCTGTTCGTCAATGAGAACGTCCTCAAATTCCGCACCACCGTGATCATGGATACCGTCAAGCAAAGTTACTGCCTGCCGATTTAA
- a CDS encoding carboxymuconolactone decarboxylase family protein, with translation MHQNSNISVNERYQRGWEKLREIDGDAGEKVIAALADIAPDFARYLIEFPFGDIYSRPQLDLKSREIAVVAALTALGNAIPQLKVHIQAALNVGCTREEVTEVIMQMAVYAGFPAALNGLFAAKEVFAALDAES, from the coding sequence ATGCATCAAAACAGCAATATATCCGTCAATGAACGCTATCAGCGCGGTTGGGAAAAGCTCAGGGAAATCGATGGCGACGCAGGAGAAAAAGTCATCGCCGCGCTGGCAGATATTGCCCCCGACTTTGCACGCTATCTGATTGAATTCCCTTTCGGGGATATTTACTCACGCCCGCAACTGGATTTGAAGTCACGCGAAATCGCCGTGGTTGCAGCATTGACGGCGCTTGGGAATGCGATACCTCAGCTCAAGGTGCATATACAGGCAGCCCTGAATGTGGGTTGCACGCGCGAAGAAGTGACAGAAGTGATCATGCAGATGGCGGTATATGCCGGTTTTCCTGCGGCGCTGAATGGCTTGTTTGCGGCGAAAGAAGTATTTGCTGCGCTGGATGCAGAATCTTAA
- a CDS encoding MerR family transcriptional regulator, with product MTRKLFISIGEMAALTGLSAHTLRFYEKAGVLQAAKRADNGHRRYNSQDVLWLEFVLRLKQTGMPLADIREYAQLRADGEMSLQQRLTMLELHRQRLATTMSELAANASALDDKIRIYQKMIVDKAGRKKKV from the coding sequence GTGACCAGAAAATTATTCATTTCCATAGGCGAGATGGCTGCCCTGACCGGCTTGTCTGCGCATACCCTGCGTTTCTATGAAAAAGCCGGGGTCTTGCAAGCAGCCAAGCGGGCGGACAACGGCCATAGACGTTACAACAGTCAGGACGTCCTGTGGCTGGAGTTTGTCTTGCGCCTGAAACAAACCGGCATGCCACTGGCGGACATACGTGAGTATGCGCAGCTCAGGGCAGATGGTGAAATGAGTCTGCAACAGCGGTTGACTATGCTTGAGCTCCATCGTCAGCGCCTGGCCACCACCATGTCTGAGCTTGCAGCCAATGCCAGCGCCCTGGATGACAAGATCCGGATTTATCAAAAAATGATAGTTGATAAGGCTGGCCGGAAAAAGAAAGTCTGA
- a CDS encoding ABC transporter substrate-binding protein, which produces MTLHLASLKELFHIDPLRTDAVCHPLSSLLYQTLLRINRSGDQPVAELASSWTYSADHSKWSFDIGATFFDDGSPLLASHVVHSFARHIWPCSTSIFAGLLRGLIVGAAECSEGEIPAGLYADDAQGHVFIQLRQPYCPLLEIIAHPAMGICVQTQGNLMMGSGPMRVYSASDREIQLAHNPSYSGLRKLPEKISIQLHDKFDDVCLAIQDGRANAALLERKHQLRLDALPGMHTTRLRDRWSGMLILNAAGIFDELAMRKDFHTLVQKEAQKKLGALYHTDFIPADVLAVPKAQASELTLAEFRLRWSGHFANTAVRILYAAGRGPLTVALDAAISVLRACGIHCELIPTKNAEQVYDYVARGEFDVVARGWIQDFDDVDEYVDVYQKQAPQQQAQAAYTRFYATVAEYRHIADADARSAAYAQAVKTLDEEYLCITVCRDHHRIFHDSSLHLQSLCRDPFDLRSRRALLPA; this is translated from the coding sequence ATGACTCTGCATCTAGCCAGCTTAAAAGAACTCTTCCACATCGACCCGCTCAGGACGGATGCCGTATGCCACCCCTTGAGTTCACTGCTCTACCAGACCCTGTTACGCATCAACCGTTCTGGTGATCAGCCTGTCGCTGAACTGGCCAGTAGCTGGACGTATTCTGCCGACCACAGCAAATGGTCATTTGATATTGGCGCTACCTTCTTCGACGATGGCAGCCCACTACTGGCCTCACATGTGGTACACAGCTTTGCGCGCCACATCTGGCCTTGTTCCACATCCATCTTTGCCGGACTATTACGAGGACTGATCGTTGGTGCGGCAGAATGCAGCGAGGGTGAAATTCCGGCAGGCTTGTACGCAGATGATGCACAAGGCCATGTCTTTATACAATTAAGGCAGCCGTATTGCCCTTTGCTGGAAATCATTGCTCATCCGGCGATGGGGATTTGTGTGCAAACCCAGGGCAATCTCATGATGGGCTCTGGCCCCATGCGGGTGTACTCTGCCAGTGACCGTGAAATACAACTGGCACACAATCCATCGTACTCAGGTCTGCGCAAGCTGCCAGAAAAAATCAGCATACAACTCCATGACAAGTTTGATGACGTCTGTCTTGCCATACAAGATGGCAGGGCAAATGCTGCCTTGCTGGAACGCAAGCATCAGTTGCGTCTGGATGCCCTGCCAGGCATGCATACAACCAGGCTGCGTGACCGCTGGTCGGGCATGCTGATCCTGAATGCAGCAGGTATCTTCGATGAACTGGCTATGCGCAAGGATTTTCATACACTGGTACAAAAAGAGGCACAGAAAAAACTGGGGGCGCTGTATCACACAGATTTTATTCCGGCGGACGTGCTGGCCGTACCTAAGGCGCAAGCCAGCGAGCTCACGCTGGCAGAATTCCGCCTGCGCTGGTCCGGGCATTTTGCCAATACCGCAGTGCGCATACTGTATGCGGCAGGACGCGGGCCGCTGACTGTCGCACTTGATGCTGCCATCAGCGTTTTGCGAGCCTGTGGCATACATTGCGAACTGATACCGACAAAAAATGCAGAGCAGGTTTATGACTATGTTGCACGCGGCGAATTTGATGTCGTTGCACGTGGCTGGATACAGGACTTTGATGATGTCGACGAATATGTTGATGTCTATCAAAAACAGGCGCCGCAGCAACAAGCACAGGCAGCATACACACGCTTTTATGCCACGGTAGCTGAATACCGGCATATCGCTGATGCAGATGCCCGTTCAGCCGCTTATGCACAAGCCGTCAAAACCCTGGATGAAGAATATCTGTGCATCACGGTGTGCCGCGATCATCACAGAATTTTTCATGACAGCAGCCTGCATTTGCAGTCGCTGTGCCGCGATCCTTTCGACTTGCGAAGCAGGCGTGCGCTTCTACCTGCATGA
- a CDS encoding response regulator produces MDNSAHIFIVEDDLKIAALLKDYLLAAGYQVSHEANGRLALEQLRLCTPNLILLDLMLPELDGISICNEVRKFSEVPIIMLTARVEEVDRLLGLETGADDYVCKPFSPREVVARVKVHLRRSMAGLTGLIRQPASEQSRFAIDKEQLRILVDAQPLNLTPVEYRLLAEFISHPERVFSRQQLLDFAHEDQRDINDRTVDTHIKNIRKKIQGKLPGNECLHSVYGVGYRFELPS; encoded by the coding sequence ATGGACAATAGCGCCCACATATTCATTGTTGAAGATGACTTGAAAATTGCGGCCCTGCTAAAAGACTATTTGCTCGCGGCAGGCTACCAGGTCAGTCATGAAGCGAATGGCAGGCTAGCACTGGAACAACTGCGCCTGTGCACACCCAACCTGATTTTGCTGGACCTGATGCTGCCAGAACTGGATGGCATCAGTATCTGCAATGAAGTACGCAAGTTCAGCGAAGTGCCCATCATCATGCTGACTGCCAGGGTGGAAGAGGTAGATCGTTTGCTGGGGCTGGAAACCGGGGCTGACGACTATGTGTGCAAGCCCTTCAGCCCGCGTGAGGTCGTCGCGCGTGTGAAGGTACATTTGCGCCGCAGCATGGCTGGTCTGACTGGTCTGATTAGGCAGCCAGCTTCTGAACAATCACGTTTTGCTATCGATAAAGAGCAACTGCGCATACTGGTTGATGCCCAACCTCTGAACCTGACGCCGGTAGAATATCGCTTGCTGGCAGAATTCATCAGCCATCCTGAACGGGTGTTTTCACGCCAGCAATTGCTGGACTTTGCCCATGAGGATCAGCGCGACATCAATGACAGGACGGTGGATACGCACATCAAGAACATACGCAAAAAGATACAGGGAAAACTGCCAGGCAATGAATGCCTGCACTCTGTGTATGGCGTAGGTTATCGCTTCGAATTGCCTTCTTAG